AAGCTTCAGGCAGGCTTCGGACCGGATGTCGGCACCACAGGCGCCGTAGATCGTCGCGTTGCCCGCCTGCAACTGGCGCAGGGTGACCTGCCGCAACGGCGAATCGCGGCCATCGGCGAGATAGTCGGCGATGAAGCCCGGAGGAGCCACGGCCAGCACATCGCCCAGCTTCTTGAGGTTCGGATCGTCTTCCTGCTCGGGGCTTTCCAGCACGAGGCGCATCGCGTCCACGCGCAGGATCTGCGCAACCTCGGTGCCCAGGTCGCGCAGGAAGACCTCGAAATCCAGCGGGTCGAGCATCCGCAGCACGGCTCGGTGCACCTGGTTCGTGCCGGCAAGATTCTCATAGGCCGCGGCGATGACGGATCGATGCGTGTCTTCCAGCCGGTCCAGCCGTGCCTCGAGCCGTTCCATGGCTATGCCACGCAGGTCGACGATGTTGCCGCCCATGCTGCGTTCGTTGCCGGCGATCAGCGCATGCATCAGGTCGGGGTCGTCGAGGATCATGTCTGGGCGCGAGATGATTTCCTCGCGCAGGGTCTCTTCGATTCGTCGACTGCTGCTCATGCCTGCCTCGGTCCGGTTGTGCCGCCTGCGTCGCCCGTGTCCGGGCCCGCGGTTTTTCTTGCTGCTTGCCCGTCTGTCGCCCCCGCCACCCCTGTCTGTCAAGCCGTCTGCCGGTGCTGGACCCGCCGGCGTTGCAGTGCGGACCCGCTTTGCAGGGCACGGCGGTCGTGGCATGATCGGATCAAAACGGAGAACCCATGCCCAATATCACCTATCCCAGCCCGGTCCAGACCGTCATCACAACGTTCGAGACCTCGCCCGGCACGTGCCAGGACCTTCTGGACGAGTTGCAGGATGCCTATGCGTCCTTCATCTCGAAACAACAGGGCTTCGTCGCGGCCGGTCTGCATGTCAACGACGCCCAGACCCGCATCGCCAATTATTCCCAGTGGCAAAGGCGCGAGGATTTCCAGGCCATGCTGCGCAGCGACGAGATGCGCCAGCGCAACCGGCGGATCAACACGCTGTGCCGGACCTTCGAGCCGGTAATGTACGACGTCGCCGCGGCCTTC
This sequence is a window from Thalassococcus arenae. Protein-coding genes within it:
- a CDS encoding DUF484 family protein; this translates as MSSSRRIEETLREEIISRPDMILDDPDLMHALIAGNERSMGGNIVDLRGIAMERLEARLDRLEDTHRSVIAAAYENLAGTNQVHRAVLRMLDPLDFEVFLRDLGTEVAQILRVDAMRLVLESPEQEDDPNLKKLGDVLAVAPPGFIADYLADGRDSPLRQVTLRQLQAGNATIYGACGADIRSEACLKLDFGPGRLPGLLVMGSEDPHMFTPPQGTDLLAFFAGVFERTMRRWLS
- a CDS encoding antibiotic biosynthesis monooxygenase family protein, with product MPNITYPSPVQTVITTFETSPGTCQDLLDELQDAYASFISKQQGFVAAGLHVNDAQTRIANYSQWQRREDFQAMLRSDEMRQRNRRINTLCRTFEPVMYDVAAAFD